The Arcobacter roscoffensis genome segment TAAAGGTATTACTTCTTTTTGAATTTGCGTGGGTTCTTTGTAGTTATTTTCTTCTAAAGCTTGTGTAAATAAAGAAGATAAGTTAAATTGAGAAAATGCCATATATAATTGTCCTTTTAAATCTATATGGCATTTTAGAGTTTTTTTCCTTTAATATACTCTTTTATCTATTTTTTCATCCATTTATCTATTAAAGTACTTAAATCTTCTGGTACTTCCAAAGGAATATTATGGCTAGTTCCTTCTCTACATACAACTTTCATTTTATGCTCAACAGTATCAAGTCTGTGAATAGAGTTTTGATTTAGTAATCTATCATCTTTACTATAGAAGAACCAAATAGGTATATCTAAATGAGTTAAGTCTTCAAACAAATCTTTTCTATAAAAAGTAGATGTAAGTTGAGATACAAAAGTCTCTTTACCTAAATCTAAAAACATATCTTGAATTATTTTTATAAGTTCTTCATCTTCTTGCTTTTCTACTAAAGACTTTGCTTTATCATATGTAAGACCTTGAAAGCCTTCTTTTTCTATTACAATAAACTTCTCTTTTCTTCTTTCAATCTCTGCTTCTGTTGAAGCACCAGGAGTTGCTGCTACGGTAAAAAGCTTGTTTACTCTGTTTGGATAAGTAATAGCAAAATATGAAGCAATATATCCTCCTAAAGAAAACCCTATAAGATTTACTTTCTCTTCTGTAAACTGCTCAAACAATATATCAATAATCTCATCAAAATCCTCACTATGAGGAATAGGAGTATGTACTATTTCATATTTATCTTCTAATAGTGGCGTTATTCTACTCCAAAGTCTCTCATCAGTCATAAGACCTGGTATCATATAAATTTTTTCTTTCATAACAATCCTATACTTTATAATATTTATAATGTTGTATCAAAAATATTATTAAAATAGTTTTAACATCAAAAAATTATAATATATTATTGACAAGTATATCCACCATCAACTGGTACTAAAGAGCCTGTCATAAAACTATTTTCATCAGATAGTAAATAACAAGCCATATTTGCTATTTCCTCAGGTTTTGCAATTCTTTGAATAGGTTGGGCTTCTTCTAAAAGTTTTACAACCTCATCATTTTGCATACCAGTTAAAGATTTGAATTTATCAACAGCCTTATCTAAAAGTGGAGTATCTATAGTTCCTGGACATATACAATTTACTTTTATGTTATAAGGTGCATAATCAATTGCTGTACTTTTTGTAAGTTGAGCAATAGCCCCTTTAGTTAAACCATAAGCAGAGCTTTTTCCTTTTCCTACAAAAGATTGATCTGAGCCCATAAGTAAGATTTTACCTTCATTTTGAGACTTCATAATAGGAATAATTTCTTTTAAAATATAGTAAACCCCTTTGATATTTACATCAAGTACTTTTTCAAACTCTTCGATAGAAGTTTCTTCTATATTTGCAAATAAGTGAATCCCTGCATTTGCAAAAAGTAAATCGATTTTACTTTCTTTTTCAAGGACTTTTTTAACAGCACTTTTTACACTAGTATAATCACTTACATCACATTTAACAAAGTTAATACCTTTATGCTCTTTTTGAACTATATCTAGATTATAAACCTTTGCGTTTAAAGAAAGTAACTTTTTAGCTGTTGCCTCACCAATCCCTGTAGATGCACCTGTAATAATAAGCACTTTTTGAGTAAAATCCATAATGTTTCCTATAATATTTAATTTATAATAAAATTATATATGTTTATACTTTTATTTTTGATTAATTTTCATAAGTTTATTTATACTATTTTCTCTAACTTAAAAGTATATAATTTCATATAAATAATCTATTTATTACATAAAAATTGCTATATTACATTTATTAAAATATTAGGAAAACTATGAGTAAACTTCTAAAAAATGAAGAGTTAAAAAACTATTTACTAATCACCTTTGCTTCTATTATTTTAGCCTTAGGTGTTGTTGGTTTTTTCACTCCAAATATGATTATTACAGGTGGAACAGCAGGACTTTCACTTCTTTTGTATTATATTACAGATTTAAGTATTGGTACTTTAATTGTAGCTGTTAATATTCCTTTGCTTATTGTGGGCTGGAAATATTTAGGAAAAATGTTTGCAATAAAAACTGTATTTACTATTGCTATAATATCTTTACTTATTGATTTTTTTGACAAGGTTTTAAATATACAAGCTTTTGTAAAAGACCCTTTTTTAGGTTCAATATTTGGTGGTATTTTTATTGGTATAGGATTAGCTCTAGTTATAAAAGCAAATGCAAGTGCAGGTGGTTCAACTATTGTTGCTAAAATAGTAGCATCAAAAAGTGAGATAAAACCCTCAACTGTTATTATGGTAATAGATTCATTCATTATTCTTTCTTCACTATTTATCTTTGATGATACGGCAAGGGTCTTATATAGTATTGTAAGTATCTATGTAAGTTCTAAAATAATTGATACAATTTTAACAGGTAGGCTAAATAAAAAAGTGGTTTACCTTGTAACAAATGAAACAGAACTTCTAAGAAAACTAATAGCAAAGCAACTTGGACCTGAAGGAACTATAATAAAAGGTGATGGTTTATACCAAGACCAAGAGAAAAAAATGATTTTGTTAGTTGTAGAAGTTGGAAAACTACAAGTTCTAAGACAGATTGTAAAACAAAACGATCCAGATGGCTTCTTAATAATCACAGAAGCCACTGAAATGCTAGGGAGAGGTCACTAAACCTCTTTTTAGTCTCTCAAATTTGAAAGTGTTTCTTTGGCATTTGACATTCTTGCAGCTTGCGCCACTTCTTTATCAACAACAGTTTTTCCAATAGGAGCTAAAGAAATAGCAGCTAATTTTAAATGTTGTATAGAAAAAGGTATTCCTATAATAGTAATAAAACAAGCAATTGCAGAAATCATATGACCTATTGCTAGCCAAATACCTGCAAAAATAAACCATAAGATATTTCCAATAAGACCAAATTCACTAGTTCCGATATCTTCTTTATGTGTTAGCTCATCTCTTGAAATAGCTTCTCTTCCAAAGGGAAAAAAAGAAAAGCCAGATATCACAAAACAAGCCCTACCCCAAGGTATTCCAATAATACTTACAAAAGCCAAAAGACCAAAAAATGCCCAAGCAATTCCCATAAATATTCCACCAAAAATAAACCAAATTATATTTCCCAAAAGACTAAGCATTTTTTATACCTTTAAATTTATAATATGACATATTATCCAAATTATATTTAGAATTAGAAAATAAGTATTTTTAGATAAAATGTCAAAAATAAATATGTAAAAGAGATAAAATATAACATGACAACAAGAAACCTTTTTATAATTACATTTATCGCAATTATTGGTGTATATTTATATGTATTTGGAGAAATAAAAACAATAGAAATGTTAAAAGAAGAATATCTTTTTCTTTTAGCATTAGTTCCATTATTACTTGTATTTGTATTTTTTAAAGTTAAACTTAAAAACTATGAGTTAATAGATTTTAATAAAAACAGTAATCTATCCCTAAAGACTACTATTATATTTTTTCTAGTATTTCAAGTAATTGACTATGTATCTTATGATGGTTTTATAGGAATGATAAGTCAATGGATTTTATACTGGATTATGGGACTTATTGCCCTACTAGTAATAGAAAATATAAACTTTTATAGAAATTATAAACTAGCCAATAATAAGTCTTAAAAACTTGTTATTTTAGCTACTTTATTTTAATAGGTAGTAAACTCAAAAAGCTTAAAGCCTCAGGCAAAGAAAACACTGCATTTTCTATATCGTTTTGTTTTGGGTCAATCAAATAGTTTTTTGAATTCTCAAAATTTGCATTTTTTAAGTCATTGTTATAAAAAGTAGTAAGTTCTAAATCACAGTTTTGAAACACTGCTTTTTGTAAATCACACTCTTCAAAACCAGTATCTTTAATAAGTGAATCTTTAAACTTCATACTTCGTAAATTCATAAGATGAAAAGAGTTTTGTGAGATATTACAATTATTGAAAATTACATCATAAGGTTCATCACAAGAACTCCATGAAATACCAATTAGCTTAGAGTCTTTAAACTCTACATCATTGAAAGTACAAGATTTCAAACTAGTAAGGGATAAATCACAATTTATAAAAGTACATTCTGTAAACTTACAGCCTTGCATAATACTTTTTGTAAAATCACACTTTACAAAAGTACATGAGTCAAAATATATTTTATCAAACTGTTTTTCTTGAAGTTTTGTAAACTCTTCTTCCCAATAATCATTAGTTTTAAACATGCAAATCTTTTTTATTTGGATTTTAACATATTTTCAAAAAAGTCTATTTAAAAAACTTCCTAAACTCTTCTATTACTTGTGTTGCTGATTCTTCTGCTAAAAAGTGACCACAGTCTAAACTTTTGCCTTCAATATTTGAAGCATACTGTTTCCAAACATCTACTACATCGTAAGTTTTTTCTATGAAACCTTGTGCTCCCCACAGAACAAGTAAAGGCATTTCGATTTTTTTTGATAAGTCTTTTTCATCATCTTCCAAATCAATAGTAGCAGCAGCCCTATAATCTTCACATGTTGCATGAATATCTTCATAAGTTTTAAAACATCTTATATATTCATCAACAGCTTCTTTTTTGAAAGTTGAGTTATTTGCACTCCATCTAAAAAGTTTTTCCATTAGATAATACTTAGGATTGCCAGCAATCATATTTTCAGGTAAATCATTTGGCTGAA includes the following:
- a CDS encoding alpha/beta hydrolase produces the protein MKEKIYMIPGLMTDERLWSRITPLLEDKYEIVHTPIPHSEDFDEIIDILFEQFTEEKVNLIGFSLGGYIASYFAITYPNRVNKLFTVAATPGASTEAEIERRKEKFIVIEKEGFQGLTYDKAKSLVEKQEDEELIKIIQDMFLDLGKETFVSQLTSTFYRKDLFEDLTHLDIPIWFFYSKDDRLLNQNSIHRLDTVEHKMKVVCREGTSHNIPLEVPEDLSTLIDKWMKK
- a CDS encoding YitT family protein encodes the protein MSKLLKNEELKNYLLITFASIILALGVVGFFTPNMIITGGTAGLSLLLYYITDLSIGTLIVAVNIPLLIVGWKYLGKMFAIKTVFTIAIISLLIDFFDKVLNIQAFVKDPFLGSIFGGIFIGIGLALVIKANASAGGSTIVAKIVASKSEIKPSTVIMVIDSFIILSSLFIFDDTARVLYSIVSIYVSSKIIDTILTGRLNKKVVYLVTNETELLRKLIAKQLGPEGTIIKGDGLYQDQEKKMILLVVEVGKLQVLRQIVKQNDPDGFLIITEATEMLGRGH
- a CDS encoding SDR family NAD(P)-dependent oxidoreductase, with translation MDFTQKVLIITGASTGIGEATAKKLLSLNAKVYNLDIVQKEHKGINFVKCDVSDYTSVKSAVKKVLEKESKIDLLFANAGIHLFANIEETSIEEFEKVLDVNIKGVYYILKEIIPIMKSQNEGKILLMGSDQSFVGKGKSSAYGLTKGAIAQLTKSTAIDYAPYNIKVNCICPGTIDTPLLDKAVDKFKSLTGMQNDEVVKLLEEAQPIQRIAKPEEIANMACYLLSDENSFMTGSLVPVDGGYTCQ
- a CDS encoding pentapeptide repeat-containing protein, with the translated sequence MFKTNDYWEEEFTKLQEKQFDKIYFDSCTFVKCDFTKSIMQGCKFTECTFINCDLSLTSLKSCTFNDVEFKDSKLIGISWSSCDEPYDVIFNNCNISQNSFHLMNLRSMKFKDSLIKDTGFEECDLQKAVFQNCDLELTTFYNNDLKNANFENSKNYLIDPKQNDIENAVFSLPEALSFLSLLPIKIK
- a CDS encoding YccF domain-containing protein; the encoded protein is MLSLLGNIIWFIFGGIFMGIAWAFFGLLAFVSIIGIPWGRACFVISGFSFFPFGREAISRDELTHKEDIGTSEFGLIGNILWFIFAGIWLAIGHMISAIACFITIIGIPFSIQHLKLAAISLAPIGKTVVDKEVAQAARMSNAKETLSNLRD